The region CCTGTTTCTATTTACATTAGAAAATTAAAGCACGAACCCGATATAAGAGAAAAATTTAGCTTGCTGCTAGACCTTTTTGATGTTTCTGTAAGAGTATCAACGATAATTTTATCATCAAGATTAAAAGAGATAATCCCAGATTATTTGAATGTAACCGAAAGAGGGAATCCCTCCTTAGGTGATTGGGTTAGTGGGTTAAATGAGGCTAAAGTTCAACTGGAGAGTACCCAAGATTCTTTTTTTTCTAATTATTATTCCTCGTTAAAAGAGGCACATTCTCTCATCTGCAGAACCGAATTGGTAAAGTTGAGAAACGATACCAAGGGTCACGCATACACTTTACCCCCTTTTCAGTTACAAAAGTATTTCCAGGAATATTACCCTACTGTAACTGAATTAATAAAAGTCTTGCGAAAGTTTTTAAGTCAGAAATTATTAATGGTTGATCGTTGCACTTTTGATAGAGGAATAGATTCATTTAAGTTAATAGCATCAGAGGTAAATGGTGATAACCCGGTTTTTGTAAAAAAAGAATATCGAATAAAGAAGTCTATTCCAAGACAAGAAATATTAAATAGTAAGAATGAAATGTTAATCTTTAACTCTGATAAAACGGACTTCATCTCCTTGTTTCCTTATTTGATTTATACTATTTGTCCAACCTGCGGTCAACCAAGAAATTTAATAATTGATTCAGAAAAAAAATATTTAGATCTGTTAGTAGGCCATAGGGTTACGATAACGGATTTTAATTCAATTGAATGCTAAACAAAAGGAAGAGAAATTATGGACTCACAATCGAAGAAAATTTTATGGATCCATATCAAATCGGCGTTGCGACAAGATATTTCATCACGCAACCTCAAAGATCCCAAAATCCGATTAAGAGCAATTGAAAATCTTGAAGAGCAGCTCAGGAATCATTTCCCTCAAATTTATAGCAATCCAATTGAGCTATTAAATCACGATAGAAATGAATTTAAACGCAAGTTGGGACAATATAAACCAACCGGCAGTCTCAGTGGTGCAGAGGAGAGCATCATTAATAATATTTATGATTATTTGGAACGTTTTAAGGATAATAATCAATAAAATTAATGTTTACACATTATGTTAAGTCCATATCTATCAGAATACGATGAAAGTACATCCAGTGAAGGAAGTCTGGACCCATTAGGGCTTTACCCAATTTCAGATCAATTAGCTACAAAATTAGTCCCGGGTTTTAGAGAAAGAATGCGTCATCCAAGATATCTTACAACTATCGCTGCTGGAATGGTTATTTGCAGTGAATTTGATGAAGACATTGCTGCCTCAGATGATAGAACAGAACCCTGGCAAATTTATGAGTGGTATGCAGTTCACGCTTTATATGCAAAGTATAGAACAGATGATGAGACTCAGCTAATCGGTTTACCCGGAATAGATAAAGCAAAGAAAGCATACAATGCAAATATATCTTTGAATCCATCTTCTTATCTCAAAATGGCAACCGTATTCGGTTTTCACGGTGTTTACAGGACTCTTGCTAAGGATTTAAAACTAATTGATACAAACATTCTGGGGGAATTCGGAGATGAGCTTATAAGAACATGGGAGAAAGAGGAAAATCTGGAGGGATTTTATTCTTCGCCATTCGGTTCGGGAAGGGATTTAAGAAAGCAATTTTACAATGCCATTAATGATTCGCTAAAAACTACTTCAATCGCAAGAAATAGAAATTGGAATGCTTTTTATGAATTGGCTGAACACATAGCACCATACAAAATTAATCCCATTGAACGGAAACTGCTTTATAACAAAATAATTGGAGAAATAGACTCATATCGATATCAGGTAATTAAAACAATTGAGTTAAGTGAAGTTCAAAAAATCTGGAATGATACCGGTTCTGAAAAAGAAATTCATAAAATTTTGTTTTCTTCAGCAACCAATGATTTAAAACATTTACTTAAAGCAATTTTTCAGTACGAAGAATTTGCACGCCTGCTACAGGATGCATTTGATTCTTGCTTATACGTAATGAGTGGTCGCTCGTCAACGAGAATTAATGACTTAAAAAATAATACTGAAATTACTAAGGCAGGTAAAAAAGTTAGTGATAGTTATAAAAAAGCAATTGATGCAATAAGTGAATATGGATTGTCATTTCAATTTGAAGAGCGATTTTCCACATTTGAAAAAGCGGTATCGGTTCCTGACTGGATTAATTTACTATTCGAGCATCATGAAACTACACAAAAGAATAAGCCACCTAATGGAAAAAGACCATGGTTTGAAAGAACTAATGATAGCAGATTTTTAATTTATCCGGGAAATCGACGAGATGAAAGTCCCACAGGTGAGGACTTATATGTTCATTATTATCGCACGACTCCTTTAGTATCATTTCTGAAAGATTTAGGTAAAATATAGAGATGGCTAAGAATAATAATCAGGGTATTCAAAAATTATTAGACTACTGGGAACCTCCTGATAACATTAAAGAACCAATTGGTTGTATTGCTACAACTTTTACATTTGATTCTAGTTTCTTTGAGGAACAATGTCTTACAAGATTCGTTAAAATGGAATCAGATGCTTTTTCGGATGGTCCCGCTTATTTAATAGAACGTGAAGAAAAATTCTCAGCATTAAAATGTGCTTCGGTTTTGGTTGATGCAAACCATTGTAGAGGGAAAAGAAGTCTGCGATGGGATCTTTTACCTTTTAAATCTAACCATGGAGTACTTCACGCAAAGATTTCGCTATTGTATTGGGTAAATTATGTAAGAATTATAATAGGTTCTGCTAATCTTACTGAGGATGGTTATAGAAAAAATCAGGAGGTTTTTGGTGTTGTTGATTTCTATCAGGATTCAGAAGCGCCTTACGATTTTTTAACTCAGACTCTTGAGTATTTAAGTTTATTAATTGAACAAAGCCAATACGATATTCAAAGTACGGCAGTAGATCGATATAGAGAATTTATAACTCTGGTTACTAAAAATTCGCGTAGTTGGAATAAAGAAAAGAAATTTAATAAGAAAAAAGATGTTGCAATTCATCCGATCTTTACTCATCAAAATTCAAACGATTTGTTAAATCAGGTTAAAAAAGTATGGTATGAATATGCGACAAGACCTCCTAAGTGGGCATATATAAATAGTCCCTTTTTCGATCCTCCCAATGCTGAGAATAAACCTGCGAAAAAAATATGGGAGATTCTTAATCAAAGGGGAAATGCTGAAGTTCAATACAATATAATTGCCGAAGATGATAAAGCAGTTGAAAATAAGCTGGTACTTTATGCTCCCGAAAGTTTAGACTACGCACCTGAAAACCGAAGTGAAGCATATGTGAATTTTGCAACACTTAGTGAGTGGGAAAATAAACGGTACAGACCAATACATATGAAATCCATTTTTCTTGAAAACGAAAATTGGTATTTCTATATAATTGGTTCAAGTAACTTCACATCAGCCGGATTAGCCTTGGGAAAACAAAAGAATTATGAAGCAAACATTTTATATGTAACAAATTCAATAAAAAACAAAGATGGAGAAAAATCATTAATTAATGCCTATATGGATGGTGAATTAATTGATGATGGGTTAATACTTGAATGGATTCCCAGAGAAGATGAGGATAAGTCTACAGAAGACCAACTACCTACTCTTCATAAAGCTTTCAAATCGGCTTCGTTAAATTTCAAAAGGGATAAGTTTATTATTGAGTTAGACCTTGATCAGGAGATAATGCCTAAATCATTTTACATTTATGATGAGCTGATGAAAAAAGAATTATATAATTCAGATGAATGGAAAAATGTTGGAAAACCTTCAAATGTAATTATTGAATATGAAGAGCAAAGACCACCTTCTGGACTATTTGTAAAATGGGATAAGTTAAGTGTAACAGTTTGGTGGCCGATAAACATATTAAATTCTTCAGTTCTTCCACCACCTGAGGAGCTCAAAGATTTACCATTAGAAGTGCTGCTCAATGTGCTATCCTCCTCGAAACCTCCGCATAGAGTGATTAGCGAATGGTTAAAGAAACAAAAGAAAACAAATGGTGAATCTGACGCCAGTCCACTTATAGATCCGCATAAACGAGTTAACACTTCAACATTTCTTCTGCAAAGAACAAGAAAAATTTCTTATGCGCTAACTGCATTAAAAGAAAAACTTCAAAAACCGATATATACCATTGAAAGTTTGAATTGGCGAATATTCGGACCAGTTGGTGTAAAAGCACTTTGTAAAGCAATTACCGAGACCGCAAAATCAGAGGAAGAAAAAGCTTTTCTACTCACTGAAATTGTTTTTGAGTTAAAAAATGTAAAACCGCATATTTCCAAAGAGACTATAAGCAAGTCAGAGTACAAGAAAACTATAGATGAAATAACTAGTGAGTTAAAAAAGGAAATTGACAATCTGGATTTAACTAAGGACCAACAGTTGAACGACTACATTACGAGTGTTTTCCAGGAAATTGAGAAATGAGTTATAGCTACAGTTTTGAAAATAATATAGATCTTTTTGTAAAGGACAGAATTTCTTTTGAGGATGCTAAGAGGCAAATGGCGACCACTCGGGAAATTCTGATGAGGTTAGAAAACCAACCAGGACTCATACTTGCAGATGAAGTTGGAATGGGTAAAACATTTATCGCGTTAGCAGTGGCTGTTTCAATAGCATTGCAGGATTCTCAAAAAAGACCAGTCGTTGTTATGGTGCCAACCTCGCTCAGAGATAAATGGCCTAAAGACTTTAATTTATTTAAAGAAAAGTGTTTGCCGCTAAATTTATCTAACAAACTTACATATGGTTTTTCGGATAAAGCAGTTGATTTTTTGAAATTCCTGGATGATCCTAAAGAGAGAATGAAGTCAATTGTTTTTCTTACTCACGGGGCTATGAGTCGAGGTCTTACTGATGGGTGGGTTAAACTGGCTATTATAAAACGTGCTCTGTTTAACAGGAAAGATACTCGTTTATTGAAAAAAGCATTATCACGTATTCTAGGAGATTTGCTATTTCTAAAATGGGCAACCAAAGATGAAAATATGTGGATTGATTTATTAGAAAGCCATACAGAGAAGTGGTTAAATATAATTCGTGATTATGGAGTTGATCCCGAAGGAGACAATGACAGCTCATCGGATGATGACCCCGTACCAGAAGCAATAACAAAAGTTCTTGAAGAATTACCAACAATTTATTTTGAAGAATTATATCAAGCCATTTGCAATATTCCTAAGAAATCATCTCCATATCTGAATGAAAGAATAAAAACTACACGTGCAATATTAAATGAAAACATAAGAGACATTTGGGAAAAAACAGTCAGATCACTAAGTGTTAAATTACCGTTGCTTATACTGGACGAGGCTCATCATTTAAAAAATGCACGAACTCGACTGGCCTCACTATTTAATACGGAAGATTCAATTGAAGATGCAGATGAGTTTTCTAAGGGTTCATTATCAGGAATATTCGAAAGAATGCTTTTTCTAACAGCCACTCCTTTTCAATTGGGCCATCATGAACTTTGTTCAGTTCTTGATCGATTTTCCGGTATCTCTTGGTCGGGACAAAGATCACCATCAATTACACTTACTGAGTATAAAACTGAAATTGATGAATTAAGAAGCAGATTAGATAAAACGCAAGTAAGCTCATTGAGATTGGAATCTGCCTGGAGCAGAATGCAAATTAAATCCAATAATTCAATAGATGTTGATACTTGGTGGGATAGGATTCTTGATAAAGGAAATAAGGACCCTGATATAGATGATCTAATTCAAAAGATTGAAGATGTAAAAAGTAGTGTGAAAAATGCGGAAATATTGTTGAAGAAATATGTTATAAGACACAATAAGAGCAAATATTTGCCTGGAGATTTTGCTAATGTTAAACGACGAGAGAATCTTATTGGTAAAGCAATACTTGATGACATAACGTCTTCAGATGAGATTGATGGATTGAGCATTAAAGATAATTGCATATTACCATTCCTGCTGGCATCGAGAGCAGCTGTGCTTAATGCTGCAGCAAGGCCTGTGTTTGCCGAGGGATTGGCATCTAGTTATGAGGCTTTCTTAAATACTAGAAAGTCAAAGGTTACAACCGATAGTGATGATGAAGAAATTTCAATAGATAATTATAATGAGTGGTATCATTCAAATATAGAAAAGTATATTTCTACTGAATTACAAAATTCATCTGAAATTACTCATCCTAAAGTATCAGCCACAGTCAAAAAAGCAGTAGAGCTATGGATGAAAGGTGAAAAAGTATTAATATTTTGTCACTATATAGCTACTGGAAAGTCTTTAAGACAATATATCTCTTATTCACTCAATAAATATATTCAGGAAGAAGCAGCTAAAAAACTAGGATGTGACTTATCAGAGACAGAGAAGAGACTTGATAATATCGGCAAACGATTCTCAACTAAGGATTCGCAATTCATGTTGGCCTTTGAGAATGAAATGAACACGATGATAAAGAACTATCATTCAATTAAAAAGCATAAAGATGATGTGATTGAAATTATAAAAAGATATATAAGGACGCCTTCATTTCTGATTAGATTTTTCCCACTTGATATGCAGGAGAGATTCAGCAAAGAAACACTTTTGGAGGCAATGGGAAATAAGGATCTTTCCGGAATTACATTAAGAGAAACGATTCTTGACTTTTTTAATTTTCTGGAAAATAAGTGTGGAGTGAATGAAAGAGAAAAGTATATCGGAGCTTTATTGGATATACAAACAGGAAATATACTAAGTGCTGATGCACGCAAATTTTTGATGGATGATGAAATTCAAAACGAAAGGACTGAACTACTAATACCCAATGTAAGATTGGTAAATGGAGATACAAAGTCAGAAACCCGGCAAAATCTGATGTTGACCTTCAATACTCCATTTTATCCAGATATATTAATTACAAGCAGTGTTCTAGCAGAAGGAGTTGATTTACATTTAAACTGTCGATTTATAATTCACCACGATTTATCTTGGAATCCTAGTACACTGGAACAAAGAACTGGTCGCATTGATAGAATTGGCTCAAAAACTGAAAGATCTGGAAAATCAATCAATGTTTTTATTCCATATGTATCTGAAACCCAGGATGAAAAAATGTATAGAGTAGTTATGGATAGAGAGAAATGGTTCAAGATTGTAATGGGCGATAATTATAAAGCAGATGTCAAATCAACGGATAAAATCTCGGAAAGAATTCCCTTGCCCAGCAAACTTACTGAAGAATTAGCGTTTAACTTAGAGATTTAGAAAATTATTAAATTTAGTTGAAAAATAATGGCAGAAATAGCAAGAAATAGCACAGGTTTATCAGGCGAATATTTTGTTGCAGCTGAATTGCTTCGTAGGGGATTTAATGTTGCAATAACTATGGGCAACGCAAAGGCAATAGATTTAATTGCTGAGAAAAAAGGGAAGACCTTTCCAATACAAGTGAAATCTATTTACAAAAAGAAAAATGTAGGTTGGCCAATACTTAAAAGTAAAGTTAAAAGAAATCATTTTTATGTTTTCGTAAATCTTAATGCTGATAAGATGGAAGAGCCGGTATATTTTATTTGTACTGCTGCTGAGGCAAAGAGAAATATAAAAGAGTATTCAACCAGAGGGATATTGAATATGTATTTAATTAACAATGATAAATTCAAGAGTCGGTGGGATAAGATTAAATAATTCTATAATTTGAAAAATTAAATAAATATGCTCGGCGCAATAACAGGCGACATAATTGGTTCGATCTATGAATTCATAGACACGAAACCAGAAATGGATTTCACTCTGTTTACTAATGAATCCTTCTTTACAGATGATTCGGTTTTAACTGTTGCTTTGGCTGACAGTATATTATCTGGCACTGTTTATAGAATAAAACTTCTCGAGTATTACCATCAGTATCCGGATTGTAGCTATGGATTAAGATTTCACGAATGGGTAAACAGTAAAAACCCACAGCCTTATAATAGCTGGGGAAACGGATCAGCTATGCGGGTTAGTCCTGTTGGCTGGGCTTATAATGATCTTGAAACAGTCTTACAAAAAGCAAAAGAGAGTGCAGAAGTAACGCATAATCATCCTCAAGGAATTAAGGGTGCTCAATCAACTGCTGCTTCAATATTTCTTGCACGCACAAAAAATTCCAAAAAAGAAATAAAAGAATTCGTAGAAAAGAATTTTGAGTATAATCTAGATTTGGATCTTGAAGAATTAAGAGAAAATTATCGCTTCAATGAAAGTTGCCAGGATACTGTACCTCAAGCAATCTTCACTTTTTTAATCTCAGATTCTTTCGAAGACTCAATTAGGAAAGCAATTTATATCGGCGGTGATTCTGATACACTTGCTGCAATTAACGGATCAATAGCAGAAGCTTTTTATGGCGGAGTTCCGCAAGAGATTAAGGTAGAGATTTATAAAAGGTTGGATGAAAGATTAATGGCTGTCAGCGCTAACTTTATTGAAAAGTATATGTCATATATTTATTGAGCTTTAATCAAATAACCCCTGCTGATTGTGGGGGTTAATTTTTTATATTCCATATTATAAAAAGGAATAATTTTATGTTCGGAATATCAGGACTATTGTACATTCCAGATTATATCACGTCCGATGAAGAATCAACTCTATTAAAAACAATAAATAAACAGCAGTGGGATAATACACTAAGCAGACGAGTGCAGCATTATGGTTATCGATACGACTATAAAGCCAGAACAGTGACTCCTGAGATGTACATTGGAGCTTTACCTAAGTGGTTAAATGATCTGGCTGTTCAATTACATAATGATGGCTTGTGTGAAGAAGCTCCAGACCAGGTTATTGTGAATGAGTATCAGCCAGGGCAAGGGATATCTGCACACATCGATTGTGAAAGTTGTTTTGGACCAAGAATATTCAGCTTGTCATTAGGAAGCACTGCGATAATGGAATTTACTCTTGAAGGAAAAC is a window of Ignavibacterium sp. DNA encoding:
- a CDS encoding group I intron-associated PD-(D/E)XK endonuclease — its product is MAEIARNSTGLSGEYFVAAELLRRGFNVAITMGNAKAIDLIAEKKGKTFPIQVKSIYKKKNVGWPILKSKVKRNHFYVFVNLNADKMEEPVYFICTAAEAKRNIKEYSTRGILNMYLINNDKFKSRWDKIK
- a CDS encoding ADP-ribosylglycohydrolase family protein, producing the protein MLGAITGDIIGSIYEFIDTKPEMDFTLFTNESFFTDDSVLTVALADSILSGTVYRIKLLEYYHQYPDCSYGLRFHEWVNSKNPQPYNSWGNGSAMRVSPVGWAYNDLETVLQKAKESAEVTHNHPQGIKGAQSTAASIFLARTKNSKKEIKEFVEKNFEYNLDLDLEELRENYRFNESCQDTVPQAIFTFLISDSFEDSIRKAIYIGGDSDTLAAINGSIAEAFYGGVPQEIKVEIYKRLDERLMAVSANFIEKYMSYIY
- a CDS encoding alpha-ketoglutarate-dependent dioxygenase AlkB; the encoded protein is MFGISGLLYIPDYITSDEESTLLKTINKQQWDNTLSRRVQHYGYRYDYKARTVTPEMYIGALPKWLNDLAVQLHNDGLCEEAPDQVIVNEYQPGQGISAHIDCESCFGPRIFSLSLGSTAIMEFTLEGKPKKEILLDRRSLVIMYGDARSIWKHSIPARLKDKGIERGTRISLTFRNVEKDF
- a CDS encoding helicase-related protein; this encodes MRLENQPGLILADEVGMGKTFIALAVAVSIALQDSQKRPVVVMVPTSLRDKWPKDFNLFKEKCLPLNLSNKLTYGFSDKAVDFLKFLDDPKERMKSIVFLTHGAMSRGLTDGWVKLAIIKRALFNRKDTRLLKKALSRILGDLLFLKWATKDENMWIDLLESHTEKWLNIIRDYGVDPEGDNDSSSDDDPVPEAITKVLEELPTIYFEELYQAICNIPKKSSPYLNERIKTTRAILNENIRDIWEKTVRSLSVKLPLLILDEAHHLKNARTRLASLFNTEDSIEDADEFSKGSLSGIFERMLFLTATPFQLGHHELCSVLDRFSGISWSGQRSPSITLTEYKTEIDELRSRLDKTQVSSLRLESAWSRMQIKSNNSIDVDTWWDRILDKGNKDPDIDDLIQKIEDVKSSVKNAEILLKKYVIRHNKSKYLPGDFANVKRRENLIGKAILDDITSSDEIDGLSIKDNCILPFLLASRAAVLNAAARPVFAEGLASSYEAFLNTRKSKVTTDSDDEEISIDNYNEWYHSNIEKYISTELQNSSEITHPKVSATVKKAVELWMKGEKVLIFCHYIATGKSLRQYISYSLNKYIQEEAAKKLGCDLSETEKRLDNIGKRFSTKDSQFMLAFENEMNTMIKNYHSIKKHKDDVIEIIKRYIRTPSFLIRFFPLDMQERFSKETLLEAMGNKDLSGITLRETILDFFNFLENKCGVNEREKYIGALLDIQTGNILSADARKFLMDDEIQNERTELLIPNVRLVNGDTKSETRQNLMLTFNTPFYPDILITSSVLAEGVDLHLNCRFIIHHDLSWNPSTLEQRTGRIDRIGSKTERSGKSINVFIPYVSETQDEKMYRVVMDREKWFKIVMGDNYKADVKSTDKISERIPLPSKLTEELAFNLEI